The DNA sequence GGCTACCTGACGGGCTATTGTGTATAATAACAATTGAATTTAAATTGACTCTGTATCAGAAGGAAAGAGGTAAAAAATAAATGATTACGTATTCAGAATTAAAAGATAAACTCAGTGTGATCCAGTCAAAGATCGCCGCCCTCAGGAGGTATCTTTGATGTCCCCTCGCAATTGCAACGCCTTGAAGACCTGCAAAAAGAACTTTCAGCCGAAGGCCTGTGGGACGACCCTGCAAAGACGCAGGGATTCTTAAAAGAAAAATCCTCTATTGAAAATACGCTCCAGCCTTTTCAATTATTAGAAAAAAAATACGAAGACCTCCAGGTCCTGCTTGAACTCTCTGAAGAAGAAGGCGGAGAGGTCCTGCTTGAGGACGCTGAAAGGGGAGTTGATGGCCTGACATCGGAGATCGATGAAGTTGAATTGAAAAGTGTTCTCTCACAGGCGGAAGACAAAGCAGAGGCAATTATGACCATCCATCCCGGGGCTGGCGGCACTGAAAGCCAGGACTGGGCGCAGATGCTGATGAGGATGTATATCAGATGGGCCGAGCGCAGAGGTTTCAAAGTGGAGCTGGTAGACCTCCTGCCCGGCGAAGAAGCCGGGATAAAGAGCGCGACCCTGACCATCAGCGGGCCGTACGCGTACGGGTATTTAAAAGGTGAGGCTGGAGTTCACCGTCTGGTGAGGATCTCGCCGTATGACGCCAACAAAAGACGCCACACCTCATTTGCCGCCATACTTGTTTATCCTGAGATCAGTGAGGACATCGACATTGAGATAAAAGAGGATGATCTGAGAATCGACACGTTCAGGGCGTCAGGCGCGGGCGGGCAGCATGTTAACAAGACTTCCTCCGCTGTGAGGCTCACTCATATTCCCTCAGGAATTGTCGTCAGTTGTCAGAATGAGCGCTCCCAGTTTAAGAACAAGGCGACGGCGCTGAAGATACTCAAGTCACGCCTCTATACGATGAAGAAAAAGGAGCAGGACGAAAAGCTTGAGGGTTTTATCGGGGAGAAAAAAGACATCGCATGGGGCAGCCAAATACGTTCATACACCTTACAGCCGTATCAGCTCATCAAAGACCACCGTACAGGCCATGAAAGCGGAAATGTAAACGCGGTGCTGGACGGCGCGATAGATATTTTCATCAAGGAATATCTGTTGATGAAAAAGACAAACGGCAAATGATCCATGGACATCTTTGAGATCATAAAGACCCGCCGGAGCATAAGGAAGTTCACTGAAGAACCAATCGCTGATGAGATTGTTGACAGGATAATCGAGGCAGGCATGTGGGCTCCTTCAGGAATGAACAACCAGCCGTGGAAGTTCGCAGTCATTAAAGACAGTGAGATGAAGACAAAGATCTCATCTCTCACACATTACTCAAAGATCGTCTTAAGCTCAAACGCATTGATTGCCGTGTTCCTCGATAACTCTTTGAGCTACGACAGGACAAAGGATTGCCAGGCCATCGGCGCGTGTATCCAGAACATGCTTTTGACAATTCATTCAATGGGGCTTGGGGCTGTTTGGCTTGGAGAAATATTAAGAAGCAAAGACAAGATCCTGGAATTGACCGGCGGCCCGCAAGACCTTGAACTCATGGCAGTGATAGCGCTTGGTTATCCGGCGCAAAAAGGCGGCAAGGGCAGCAGGAAAAGCCTGGAGCAAACAATCATTTTCAGGAAGTAATTTACAACCCTGACGGGATTTCTCCGATCGGTCTTGTAAACGTGAATCTGAAGGTGTCGCCTACCAGGACTTCAGCGGTCTGTTTGGTGCTTCCAGATATTAAAGCTGTCGGCAAAGCAACAACAAAGATCGCGGTGCCAAGAACAAAAGAGCATAAACCGAGAGGCCTCATTATCGCCAGGTCACCTATGACATGTGATGCCTCGGGTTTGTCTTTGGCAAAGACCGCAGTAGATGTAAAAACAATCACCAGTGTCAAAAATACAATTAATATTTTCTTCATATTCATCTCTCCTTGCTGACTCAGAAGTTATATTAACAATATATTAAGTACGGCAGAATAAGTCAATGCATTGACCTGTAGAGACGCCCCGCCGGGGCGTCTCTACATTTTGGCTTAAAGCTCTTTCCCGGCGGAGAACGCCTTGCCTATGAACTGGCCGACTCCAAAGTATGTGCGGCTTCCGGGGGTAAATATAAGGGGCTTCACTTTTTCAATGTCAGGGAATCCGTTTTCCGCAAGCACCTGCTCATCAGCCTTGACATCCATGATTTCTCCGATGAATTGAGTATGCAGTCCCAATTCAAGGGTATGGACCAATTTGCATTCAATTATGACCGGGAACTCCTTCACATAAGGAGCGTCGACAAGGTCGCTCTTAACAGACGTAAGCGAAGCAGCGGAAAACTTGTCATGGTCTCTTCCTGAAACAAGGCCGATGTAATCCGCCTCCTTCACAAATGTCTCGGAGGGAATGCTGATGGTGAAGGCCTTCCGGTCAACGATGTTGCCATAAGAATATGTGGCTTTCCTGATGGCGACTGCAATGCACGGCGGCGCTGAACAGCACAAGCCCGCCCACGCAGCGGTCATTACATTCGGTTTCCCGTTTTTATCATAAGTGCCGATGACAAAAACAGGCGCCGGGTATGCAATGGTTTTTGCTCCCAATGATTTTTTCATATGATCCTCCTGTCATCTTGCGGCGACCAGCGAAGCGTGAGTATCTCCGAGTCCTCGAACATCTTCCATGTATGTTCGACATCCTCGCGCCATATTACATAGTCGCCCTGGTTTTTCAGCCTTACCTCTTTGCCCTTGGCGTGGTCATTTACTTCACGGAAGTGAAAAGTAAAATCTCCTCTGATAAGTATGCTCATTGCAATCTTATCAGAACATGACGCCCACACAGTCCTGATATCGTCCTTATTATAAATCCCCCATTTGATTTCTACATCTCCGGTATTTCGCAGGCCATATCTGCTTTCATCGAACGGGATATTATTGTCCCTGCACCACTGGCTGACCTGCCCCACAAACCAGAAGCGGAACTCTTTGCCGTCGGTCTTTGCATTGCCTGTTGTGATGTCAGAAAGCATTTTTAATCACCTCCAAAACCGCCCCCTGGCAGTTTTCTGAAGCGAGTTGCAGGTCCCATTTTCTCTTGTCCCTTTCGCCGACCATGTTGCTGATGCCTCTGATCTCAAGAAAAGGTATTTTGTAAATCGCGCAGACCTGCGCAATGGCCGCGCCTTCCATGTTCTCGCAGGCGGCATTGAAACGTTTCGCAAGCTCAACAGCCCTCTTGCGCGTGCCGGATGTTGAGGAGACGGTGAGGAAAGTCCCAGATTTAGTAACGGGTGACGAGTAACGAGTGACGGGTAACGGATGACGGGTAACGAGGTGAACAATCTTTTTAGCAAATCCGTTATCCAGGGGGAATTCATTGAAATATTTTTTCTTTCCTATCTGCACAACCGGAATGCCGATTTCTGTCATGTCGGCCCATCCCTTTGCAGTCATCACGCCCTCATCGCCGAAGATCTCCTTTGATGCTATTGCAATGTCTCCGATGTGAAGCCCTGAGCCGGGATAAGCCCCGCCGACGCCAATATTGATAATGTGTTTCACATGGAAATTTTCAATGACGCATGTTGCGAAATGCGCGGCATTTACCTTTCCAATTCCAGTGTTGAGCAGGAGAATGTCATGTCCTTGAAGCTTGCCCCGGAAGACTTTTTTGCCCGCGACCTTGATCGACCGGACGTTCTTCAGAGAAGCAAGGAGCCTGTCTGATTCAAATGGCACTGATGATAGCACCGCTAAAGATTTCATAATTTGTGATGTATTATAGTATACGTTAATTGTTTGTGGCCAATAGAAAGGATTCAAAGATGTCCGATGAACAGGAAAAGCTAATCAAAACCACAATCTATCTCGAAGAGGAAGTCATTGAAGCGCTGGCCGAACTTGCCGGGCAATATGCAAAAGAGACCGGGCAGAAGTGGTCGAAGGGCGCTGTTATAAGAGTGGCCCTGAGCGAGTTCTTCAGTAAACGGGGCAGGATACTGTAACCGCTGTGATATAATCTCCCTAAAGGGAGGGACACAATGGTTAACAAAATGATTGCGCTTATTTTTTGTTCGTTCCTATCAGTCGCAATTGTATGTTCTGCTCCTGCCGGAGCGGAGGAGGTAGGCAAGATGACAGAGAACATTCACTGGTTTGGGCATGATACATTTAAAATCACCGGCGAGAAGGTTATTTTCACAGACCCTTTTAAGCTTAAAAAGAGAGATACCGCCGACATAATATTGATCACCCACGAACACTATGACCATTGTTCACCCGATGATATAAAGAAAATTCAGGGTACTGCCACTGTTATTGTCGCCCCTTCCGACTGCGCTTCAAAACTTTCGGGGAATGTAAAGAAAGTAAAGCCCGGGGACAAGCTTACAGTCAGCGGGATAGATATAGAAGTTGTGCCTGCTTACAATACAAACAAACAGTTTCACACAAAGGACAGAAACTGGGCCGGTTACATTTTCACAGTCAATGGACAGAGGATTTATATTGCCGGAGACACGGACCATATACCTGAAATGAAGACCCTGGGCAATATAGATATCGCGCTTCTGCCGATATCAGGGACTTATGTAATGACCGCGGAAGAGGCTGTTCAGGCAGCGCTGGACATTAAACCCAAGGTCGCGATACCCATGCACTACAATTCAATCGTCGGGACAGAAAAGGACGCCAACAGATTTGCCGAAGGTTTAAAAGGCAAGGTGGAAGTAAAAATATTGAAAGAGGAGTAGTCGGTAGCAAGTAGGTGGAACTTAGGGAACCTCGACAGCCAAATTCCTGACTACTGTCTACTAACTACTTTTTTATAAATGGCTGACGCAAAAAAGATAGCGAAACTATTACTTAAAAAATATCCTGACCCGAAGATCGCCCTCAATTTTTCCAACCCGCTGGAGCTCCTTGTGGCAACGATACTTTCTGCAAGGTGTACTGATGTCAAGGTGAATGAAGTTACAAAAACACTTTTTAAAAAATATAAAACTGCCGGGGATTATGCCGGAGCCGACCTGAAGACATTCGAACAGGAGATAAGGCCGACGGGCTTTTATAAAAACAAGGCAAGGATGGTCACCGGATGCTGTCAAAAGCTTGTGAAAGAATTTAATGGCAAAGTTCCCGACACCCTGGAAAAGCTCACAACTCTTCCCGGCGTAGGCAGAAAGACCGCGAACGTTGTCCTCGGCAGCGCATTCGGCAAACAGACAATCGCTGTTGATACACATGTGCTGAGGGTTTCAAACAGGCTCGGCATTGCAAACTCCGGCGACCCGGACAAAATGGAAGAAGAGCTTGTTAACAAATTGCCGGAAAATATTTTGACCCGGTTCAATCTTGCCCTGATCCTTCACGGCAGGGAAACCTGCACCGCGATCAAGCCGAAGTGCCCGGTATGCGTTCTTTATGAAGAATGTGAATGGCCTGAAAAACTGAACGCCTGATAATATCCCCATATGTTCACAAAAGAAAAAATACAATTGGTGTATCAGGGTGAGATCATCGGGAAAGAGGTCATCTTTCTTGAATCAACAACTTCTACAAACGATACCGCAATCGAGACCGGGAGGCAGAGGGAAAACCCTGAGGGCATTGTAGTTGTCGCTGATACTCAGACTCACGGCAAGGGGAGGATGGGCAGGACATGGATATCTCCTCCGGGGGTCAATCTCTATTTCACAGTCCTTTTGAAACCGCCTTTCCTCCCGCAGAACGCTTCGATTCTTACATTGGTTGCCGCAGTGGCTGTTGCTTCCGCAATCCGGGAGAATACAAAACTGCCTGCCGAGATAAAATGGCCCAATGATATTATGATAAACGGTAAAAAGGCAGGCGGCATTCTACTTGATATGAAATCCGGCAAAGATAAAATAAATCTCATTGCCGTCGGCGTCGGATTAAACGTTAACATGTCTTTAAATGAATTTCCTGATGAAATAAGGCAGTCGGCAACTTCAATAAAAATAGAAACCGGCAGTCCAGTTGACAGGGTGGAACTTTTAGCAAAAATTCTTGAGGAGCTTGAACGCTGTTATAAAATCATCTTACAAGGTGATAAGAGGGCTTTAATTAATGAATGGATTCGTTTAAACTGCACCATCGGACAGAAGGTCAAAGTCCAGGACCAGTACAGGATCATGACCGGAGTTGCTGAAAATATTAACGAAAACGGAGAGTTGGTCCTCCGGCTTTCAGACGGCGGCGTTGAAACACTGAGCGCGGGGGATGTGACGATCTTAAAAGAATAGCAATGAAGAATTAGAGGCTGTTCATAACTGTGTCTGTCATTCCGGCAGTCCTTAAGCCGGAATCCAGTTGCATCTTCTGGATTCCCGTTTTCACGGGAATGACGAACCGAAATAATTAGTAATAAATAATTCATTAATTGTTAAACATGTTATTACTTATTGACATAGGCAATACAATCACGAAGATCGGGTTTAGTGAGAAAAACGGCATGAGGGTCTTCAGCCTTAAAACAGCGAGGCAGCGGGACACGGAAGAATATTGCTATATTCTTGAGGGCCTTATCAAAAAAAATAACATAAAGAAACCACGGGGTGCTGCAATATGTTCTGTTGTGCCTGAAGTTACGCCTTTTGTGATTAAGGCCGTGGGAAAAAGCCTTGATATTAAGGCGATAAATGTTACTCATAGGACAAAAACAGGCATTAAATTCCCTGAAGAAACAGGAGCTGACAGGATTGCCGGCGTTGTTGCAGCCCGGGGACTTTATAAAGGTGATTTGATCGTTGTGACCTTTGGCACGGCAACTACTTTCAATGCAATTACCGAAGAAGGGAAATACCTGGGCGGGGCTATAATGCCGGGGCTTGGGCTATCGGTTACGGCCCTTTCAGAGAAAACTGCGAAACTTCCACTTGTTGAATTAAAAAAACCTGATAAAATACTAAGTAAGGACACGGAAGGCAATATACTTTCAGGCGTTGTCCTTGGACATGCGGGCGCTGCTGAAAGGATCATCAGGGAGATCGAAAAAGAAAGCGGTAAAAACTTCACAGTGGTTGCCACTGGCGGGTTCGCGCATTTAGTAAAGCCTTATTCAGCGGCGATTGAGTTTGTAAATCCCTTATTAACACTTGAGGGATTGCGCTTAATATATTCATTTAATTTGTGAAATTATTAAAATATGTCTCGTAGAGGGGCAATAAACGAGGAGGATAATGTATGAAAGTAGAACGCATTCTTTTCGCAACGGATTTTTCCGAAGGGGCTTCACTCGCGCTGCCGTTCGCAGTGGATTTAACAAAGCAATATAATGCCAAACTCCATATTATGCACGTCGTTTATGATTTTGCAAAAGCCACTGGGATGCATGTGCCGCACATGTCCCAGGAAGAACTCTATAAGGATTTGAACCAATGGGCCATGAAAGAGATGGACACCTTCAGCATAGAACAAGTCAGGGGACTTCCGAATGTTGAAAAGATTGTGGTAAAAGGCATACCATATGAAGAGATTACAAAATACGCTTCGAGTCAAAAAATCGATATAATAGTAATTGGGACTTATGGGAGATCCGGCCTTGAGAGATTTTTATTCGGCAGTACAGCGGAAAGGGTTGTCAGGAGTGCGCCGTGCGCAGTAATGACAGTCCGGATACCGGAGCACAGACAGTAATAACAAAAAGGATGAAACCCATGAAGGTATATCTTTCGGAGAATGCCTTCATGGGTATTCTTTTAAGCAGCGCGGAGGTCTATAAAAAAGAATCTCTCGGCTATCTGTTAGGTTATCGCCTGCATGACCGGTTCATAATAGAATATGCGTTCAGCCTGCAGACAGCCAGAAGAAAGCGGCGAGGGGTCATATTCCATCACCGGGACAAGAAAAAAATAGAACCGATCCTGTCAAAGTTTGTAAAGCTGCAAATCGTAGGGGACTTTCACTCTCACACGCCTTACGGAGACGCCAAAGGCATTCCCATCCCAAGCGTTGAAGATATCAACGGGATGGAAAAAGACAACCTCTATTTAATAATAGCCATAAACGAATTGAACTCACCCAAGCCCTGGAAAGAAAATAAAGACGGCAGCATATCAGGAAGCACGGGTGATTTCTTTTTCAAGATATCCGCATATTTTTATCCAGAAGTTGACAGTGTGCCGCAAAGGTCCCGTATTTATTGTCCGTTCCCTCCCGGATTAAAAGTAGGATAAATTGAAGCTGAGCCGTTATATAGTTGTATCAGTATTATCACATTTGCTGTTGTTTGGTTTCCTATGGATGATCCATCCCACAGTTGAAACTGCGGCTCCTGTCTTTAATGTAAAAATCGTTGACCCCCTTCCGGCGGAAAAGCCGCCCTCTCCGAATATCATCAGGCCCCAGGCAAAAAAACAAGCGCCGCCTGTTGCGAAGCGCCCTCAGAAGCCTTCGGAAAAATTGCAGCCGGAAACTCTGTATGGCGACAGCGAAAGAGAAACCCCACCCGTCTTCCCCTTAAATAAGGGGAGGAGTAAGGTGGGGTCAGGCAGTCCCCCTTTGGAAAAGGGGGATACAGGTGGACTTTCTGACGAGAAGGGGCCTCTGCCTTCAGATAAAAACGGTCCTTCCATAGTCCCGCCTTCAACTCTTTTTGACAAGGGCACAATAGAAAAGTTTGCTAAAAAAGAACCTCCAGCGGACAAAGGGCTGACCTTCGACATACCAGGATTCAAGCACAGGGGATATATGAGGATGCTGAAGGAAAAGATTGAGAGTATATGGAAATATCCGAAAGAAGCTGCAAAGCTTGGACTATCCGGCGAGCTTTATATTAAATTTACGATTAAGAAAGACGGCAAGTTAGGCAGCGTGGAACTGCTCAGGACCTCAGGCTATAAGGAACTTGATGAGGCCGCAATGAAGGCTTTAAAAGACGCTGAGCCTTACTGGCCCCTGCCCGATGACTGGGAAATGGACGAGCTCGAGATCAAGGGGCATTTCCTATATGTATACGGCAGCGGCGTAATAATGTAAGCCCCCCTGTTCCAATGGTTGCCGAAATGAAAAAAGCAGAGTGCTAAGAGCAGAGAGCATAGAGTTAAAGACACGCAGGCTTCAACGCAGAGAAAATTGTAAATTTTAAATCGTAAATTTTAAAATAACGCCTAAACTGTTACAATAATGCCGGACTAAAAAAGGCTGAAGGATGAAGGCAAAAGGCAAAAAACATAAATGACGACTAAAATATTCCATCTCATAAGATGGCAGGATATCGTTGATATACTGCTTGTAACCGTAATACTTTACAGGGCGCTTTTGATAATAAAAGGCACTAAGGCGGCCCAGATGCTGATCGGGCTCGGCGTCCTGTTCCTGGCTTTTGTCTTCTCAAAGTATTTCGGGTTTTATACAACAGACTGGATCATTCAAAGCCTCTGGGCGCAGATAGTGCTTGCTATCATCATTTTATTTCAGCCTGAGATACGAAGAACTTTGGCCCAAATGGGTGAGGCCCGGTTTTTACCTTCCTTCACTACAGCCGATGAATTACGCTCCCTTGAGGAAATAGTAAAGGCCTCCGTGGCTCTTTCTAACAGAAAGATCGGCGCGCTGATCGTCATTGAGAAAGAAACCAACCTGAAAGACTTCATTGAAATGGGAACACAGCTTGACGCAAAAGTTTCGCGCGAATTGCTGTTAAGCATTTTCCATCCAACATCGCCGATTCACGACGGCGCCGTCATAATCAGGGGGAACCGGGTCGTTGCCGCGGGATGTTTCCTTCCGCTGACATTAAGCGCTGAGATTTCAAAATCCTTTGGCACGAGGCACCGGGCGGGAATAGGCCTGACAGAAGAGACAGACGCCGTTGTCATAATAGTTTCTGAGGAAACAGGCAGCATAACCACTGCCACAGGAGGCGTTCTCCAGAAAAATATTGACATGGCCGCGCTCAGGAATTTTCTTACCGAGAACTTCGTGAAGCCGCAGGAAGCGAAAAAATGAAAAAGGAAAATATTCTTACAAGAAACATCTGGCTGAAGCTCGCTTCATTTATGCTCGCAATCGCGCTGTGGTTTTTTGTGATTTTGAGCGGACGATCGGGCATTGTCATGGATATCCCGATTATGTATGAAAATGTTGCCCAGGACCTTGAGGTGGTGGATTTCCCAAAGACGGTAAGCGTTAACATAGAAGGACAGGAGAGGATACTGAAAAGCCTGAGGCAGAACGAAATAAGCGCGGTTGTTGATCTGGGCGACGTAAAGGCCGGAAGGTCTTTTATCACCCTCACGCATGAAAACATTAAACTGCCCAGCACGCTTGAGGTGACCGGCATTGAACCGCAAACGATCAGTTTGACATTAGAAAAGCAGATGAAAAAAACCGTCTCCGTGCAGCCAGCTATCGTGGGTGTCCCGGCGCGCGGTTTTGTAATCATGGAAATAACAGTTGAGCCGGATATGATAATCATTGAAGGGCCGAGGAGTGTTATTTCCAAGATTTATAATGTCAAGACAGAGCCGATAGACATAAGCGGATTAAATGCCGATCTGCAATATAAGGCAAAGGTCAATCTGGCGAATTTCAATATCCGCGCAAATGAACAGAAGGTAGACGTAAATATATTTGTTAAAAAAATCAGGTAATGTTAAGAGCTGCATAAATGAAGGAGAACATCTAATGACAAAGAGGAAGCTTTTTGGGACCGATGGCATAAGAGGGAAGGCCAACCATTATCCGATGACCGGCGAAATAGCGTTTGAGGTCGGAAGGGCGGCGGCTTACGTTCTCAAGAAAAAGCACGGCCGCAACAAGATATTGATCGGTAAGGACACGAGGCTTTCAGGTTATATGCTTGAGAGCGCGCTTACCTCAGGGATTTGTTCAATGGGGATGAACGTGGTTCTCATCGGCCCCATGCCCACTCCCGGCATTGCCTTTGTAACGCGCAGCATGAGGGTTGACGCCGGAATTGTCATATCCGCATCGCACAACCCCTATTATGACAACGGAATAAAGTTTTTCTCATCGGACGGGTTTAAGCTCCCGGACAGCACTGAGGAAGCTATAGAGAAGGCCATGTTCTCAAAGACCCTTGAGAAAATCCGGCCTGAAGGAGCTGAAATAGGCAAGGCCAAAAGGATTGAAGACGCCACCGGCAGATACATTGAATTTGTAAAATCAGCCTTCCCCAAAGGCATGACACTTGAGGGACTGAAGGTCGTGGTTGATTGCAGCAACGGCTCGGCATACAAGATCACCCCCACTGTGCTTAATGAACTTGGCGCTGAGGTGATATCAATCCATGATAAGCCCGATGGGATAAATATTAACTTGAACTGCGGGGCCATGCATCCGGAGATAGTGCAAAAGGCGGTCCTGGAGCATAAGGCAGATATCGGCATTGCCCATGACGGCGATGCGGACCGGACTATCATTTGCGATGAAAAAGGCGAAATAGTTGACGGCGACAAGATAATGGCCATCTGTGCCCTTGACATGAAAAAAGACGGAAATTTGAAAGCCGACACGGTTATCGCTACCGTGATGAGCAACATAGGGTTTGAATTATTTTTAAAGAAATCAGGGATAAAAGTTGTCAGGGCCAAAGTGGGTGACAGATACGTTGTTGAAGAAATGGTCAAGAGAAGCTGCAATCTTGGCGGCGAGCAGTCAGGGCATATAATATTTTTAGACCACAATACCACAGGCGACGGCCCGATAACCGCATTGCAGATACTGTCCGTGATGTGCCGGAGACAAAAGTCCCTTTCAGAACTTGCGTGTAATATACCCATTTATCCCCAGGTACTTATAAATGTCCCGGTTGCAAAATCGAAACATATGGATGATTTCCCCGAAATTGCTGCGATGATAAAAAAGGCGGAGAAAAAACTCGACAGCGGCAGGATCCTTGTCAGGCCCTCCGGCACTGAGCCGAAAATCAGGGTGATGGTAGAGGGGGATGATATGGACAGTATAAAAACAATAGCCGGGGAGGTTGCCGAAGTCATTAGAAAAAAGATGACTTAGCCCTTGGATCGTAACTTTCCAAAACTTCCTCAATATGTTACATTAGATACGGTTCGCGGGGTGGAGCAGCCTGGTAGCTCGTCGGGCTCATAACCCGAAGGTCAGAGGTTCAAATCCTCTCCCCGCTACCAAATGCAAATCAGGGACTTACGGTTTTCCGTGGGTCCTTTTTTGTTGAAAATGGCGGGATTTTCTAACGGATTTATAAGAGTTGTCTGAAAGTTCGGTCAGCGTGGAAGGTTTAACATTCGGCTCTGCATAACTCTTTAACCATATCTCTGTAAATCCCTGAATGTCGCTTTCTTAAGTCTATGGCCTTATCTCAACAATCGTACCATTTGGCACTAACCTGTCAATTTCCTCTATTTCTTCGTCTGTAACGGCAATACACCCTTTCGTCCAGTCAACCTCTGTGTGACGATCACCAACCCACGAGAAACCATTCTTAATGCCGTGGACCATGATGTCTCCGCCCGGAGAAACACCAAGTTCTTTTGCCCGCTTTTTGTCTTTCTCGTTTGGATAGGAAATATGAAGAGACAGATGATAACGGCTGTCCCTGTTTCTTGAATCGATAACGTAAGTTCCCTCAGGGGTTTTGTTGTCGCCTTGCCTTTCTTTTGGACCATCCGGGTTTCCCCCCAAGGCTATGTTGTAGGTTTTGAGCGCCTTGTCCTTTGAGAGCAAAGTCAATCGACGCTCTTTCTTTTCTATCAGAATCTTATCTGCCGGTCCCTTCTGGATTGCAAAAACCTCTTTTTGCAGCGTAATAATTTCATCCTCTTTGCTCTTAACCTCCTGTTCAAGCGCTTCAATCTTTTTTTGCAGCGTAATAATCTCATTCCCCCTGCTTTTACCTTCTTGCCGGAGAGCTTCAATCTGTGTTTGCTGCGCAGCAATCGTCTTATCTTTCAAGATGACATTATTGATCTGGAATATCATCATCTCGCTGTCCTTCCTGTAGCCGCTCTCCGGGTAATTATTTATGAGTTCCTGAAAACATTCCAGAGACTTCTGATAATCCTTTTGCTCATTCCCGGGATAGGTATAAATAATACCCATTTCGAAAAGGACCCTATCTCCCGCGTCGGGATATTTTTCAATGATCTGCTCATATTTGCTCAGAGAGGCCCTGTAGTCTCCCCGGCTGAAAAGATCATTCGCTTCCTTGAAGGTTGCATTGGCCTGAGATCTTTCATTAAGGTGACTGCATCCAAATATTAGAAGCGGTGTTATTATGAATACAAAGAATAAGTAAAAAAGCCCCCTACTCCTGCTATGAAAAATTCTCAATTCCCGAATCTCCTCATCCTTTGATAAAAGCGAAGCGTTAAGGAAGTGGCAGGTCTCCCTGCCACTCCTTTAACCAGAGCGCTAAAAATAAAGTTAACAGCTTCCCAATGACTTACTTCCTCATTGACTT is a window from the Nitrospirota bacterium genome containing:
- a CDS encoding phosphoglucosamine mutase: MTKRKLFGTDGIRGKANHYPMTGEIAFEVGRAAAYVLKKKHGRNKILIGKDTRLSGYMLESALTSGICSMGMNVVLIGPMPTPGIAFVTRSMRVDAGIVISASHNPYYDNGIKFFSSDGFKLPDSTEEAIEKAMFSKTLEKIRPEGAEIGKAKRIEDATGRYIEFVKSAFPKGMTLEGLKVVVDCSNGSAYKITPTVLNELGAEVISIHDKPDGININLNCGAMHPEIVQKAVLEHKADIGIAHDGDADRTIICDEKGEIVDGDKIMAICALDMKKDGNLKADTVIATVMSNIGFELFLKKSGIKVVRAKVGDRYVVEEMVKRSCNLGGEQSGHIIFLDHNTTGDGPITALQILSVMCRRQKSLSELACNIPIYPQVLINVPVAKSKHMDDFPEIAAMIKKAEKKLDSGRILVRPSGTEPKIRVMVEGDDMDSIKTIAGEVAEVIRKKMT
- a CDS encoding L,D-transpeptidase family protein; this encodes MFHSRSRGLFYLFFVFIITPLLIFGCSHLNERSQANATFKEANDLFSRGDYRASLSKYEQIIEKYPDAGDRVLFEMGIIYTYPGNEQKDYQKSLECFQELINNYPESGYRKDSEMMIFQINNVILKDKTIAAQQTQIEALRQEGKSRGNEIITLQKKIEALEQEVKSKEDEIITLQKEVFAIQKGPADKILIEKKERRLTLLSKDKALKTYNIALGGNPDGPKERQGDNKTPEGTYVIDSRNRDSRYHLSLHISYPNEKDKKRAKELGVSPGGDIMVHGIKNGFSWVGDRHTEVDWTKGCIAVTDEEIEEIDRLVPNGTIVEIRP
- a CDS encoding TonB family protein; the protein is MIHPTVETAAPVFNVKIVDPLPAEKPPSPNIIRPQAKKQAPPVAKRPQKPSEKLQPETLYGDSERETPPVFPLNKGRSKVGSGSPPLEKGDTGGLSDEKGPLPSDKNGPSIVPPSTLFDKGTIEKFAKKEPPADKGLTFDIPGFKHRGYMRMLKEKIESIWKYPKEAAKLGLSGELYIKFTIKKDGKLGSVELLRTSGYKELDEAAMKALKDAEPYWPLPDDWEMDELEIKGHFLYVYGSGVIM
- a CDS encoding TIGR00159 family protein, translated to MTTKIFHLIRWQDIVDILLVTVILYRALLIIKGTKAAQMLIGLGVLFLAFVFSKYFGFYTTDWIIQSLWAQIVLAIIILFQPEIRRTLAQMGEARFLPSFTTADELRSLEEIVKASVALSNRKIGALIVIEKETNLKDFIEMGTQLDAKVSRELLLSIFHPTSPIHDGAVIIRGNRVVAAGCFLPLTLSAEISKSFGTRHRAGIGLTEETDAVVIIVSEETGSITTATGGVLQKNIDMAALRNFLTENFVKPQEAKK